In one Bacillus thuringiensis genomic region, the following are encoded:
- a CDS encoding polysaccharide deacetylase family protein, translated as MIKRVLQCIILFLTITMYASSNTEATTVIPAEYHPNTETTSPTQKIAYLTFDDGPNKYTTQILNILKEKNGKATFFVIGGKVPHYTKTMQRLIKEGHYIGLHSMSHDVKRLYTGDPSTLIAEMEQTQSIVQQVTKLNTHLVRVPYGSMPYLKKNYRDALVSAQYKMWDWTIDTYDWKSYDNPSAILERVRNQSDEQVEVILMHDSSVTVQILPKVIDYLQSQGYKLLPYNPSSHLKVNFWKDTRL; from the coding sequence ATGATCAAGCGAGTATTGCAATGTATTATTTTATTTTTGACCATTACTATGTACGCATCATCTAATACTGAAGCAACAACTGTTATTCCTGCTGAATATCATCCAAATACTGAAACGACCTCTCCTACACAAAAAATTGCGTACTTAACATTTGATGACGGGCCAAACAAATATACTACACAAATTTTAAACATCTTAAAAGAAAAGAACGGAAAAGCAACTTTCTTTGTTATTGGCGGAAAAGTGCCACATTACACAAAAACGATGCAAAGATTAATTAAAGAAGGACATTATATCGGTCTCCACAGCATGTCACATGATGTAAAACGCCTTTACACTGGTGACCCTTCCACTTTAATTGCAGAAATGGAGCAAACACAAAGCATTGTCCAGCAAGTTACGAAATTAAATACACATCTCGTTCGCGTTCCATATGGTAGTATGCCTTACTTAAAAAAGAATTACCGTGACGCACTTGTATCGGCCCAGTATAAAATGTGGGATTGGACAATCGATACATACGACTGGAAAAGCTATGACAATCCTTCTGCCATACTCGAAAGAGTACGTAATCAAAGTGATGAACAAGTAGAAGTCATTTTAATGCATGATTCGAGTGTAACCGTACAAATACTGCCAAAAGTAATTGATTATTTACAGTCACAAGGATACAAACTTCTTCCCTATAATCCTTCTTCTCATCTCAAGGTAAATTTTTGGAAAGACACAAGATTGTAA